One segment of Natronosalvus halobius DNA contains the following:
- a CDS encoding BGTF surface domain-containing protein gives MTGNYKDKFSAVLMATLMVLSVVAIGGAALAGSATAAHNDSTDHDVEFDVDNDELEDSDVYIGQTVNVTNGTNGFEGAVRVKEGVPGDDGDTVTTVRLNDDGSITFTVDEDSYADGEPYYLEDTGSDETYGPFWVNEQAISAEFNPSAVEVGSTDDVNLTYSDDSDVPRDSAVTVQVSAEDADGNAVSAEALEAAFENVHYADDEGDYILIENVENEDDLTSDFSDFDLGDYTFTVSVTDTTAEATADLSVVEEQDFTASFGEDYYEQEVGDVVEFTVDLSETDEDSAYVTLEDEHGAYSANFTIDETGDDDIATIQFNTYLAGHADADEVITGVEGTEISSVENESSLGDEHLIPSEFEMEVASTTLQNEAVDIGFIQLTERSTDDLHTWVTALDADDVTADNIDEEALATDQVANGDNVIVQVEASGLYGYFNDTTNFGAYGVNMTLQSTEETAYGNAPTVDINDLSHELIIDEENNQFFVVFNSEELGDELNAEGDEYEVDVSFTVDEGNAYVDSADDEESVSQTLNAVAPSLEIVGDFDDDDRLQVGQSNEAVINAETNVAPGQDVDFRLRFTETIVRGSGTVADDGSIEATFDLSERDVGDEFTVTPRISGTPYGISEDDTQVNAVLVEGEDDSDEESGADWKATATLPENAVEGEVLEFSVDLENNGDAEGTTTVQLVFDEKNVIDSEETVGAGESVTLEGTDEKASAGDYEWSLVVGDNVIDEGTLTVDASDDSDESDESDESDESDESDESDESDESDESDESDESDESDESDESDESDADESDESDESDESDESDESDESDEGDDGTPGFGVAVALAALLGAAMLALRRQD, from the coding sequence ATGACAGGCAATTACAAGGATAAATTCAGCGCAGTCCTCATGGCTACGCTGATGGTCCTCTCCGTTGTTGCGATCGGTGGCGCTGCCCTCGCGGGCTCCGCGACCGCGGCGCACAACGACAGTACGGACCACGACGTCGAATTCGACGTCGACAACGACGAATTGGAAGACAGTGATGTCTATATTGGACAGACTGTAAACGTAACTAATGGCACGAACGGCTTCGAAGGAGCTGTTCGTGTGAAGGAAGGTGTCCCAGGTGACGATGGCGACACTGTTACCACCGTCCGTCTAAACGACGATGGTAGTATCACGTTCACTGTCGACGAAGACAGTTACGCCGATGGTGAACCATATTACCTGGAAGACACTGGTAGCGACGAAACCTACGGTCCATTCTGGGTCAACGAACAGGCCATTAGTGCCGAGTTCAACCCGTCTGCTGTCGAAGTTGGATCTACCGATGACGTCAACCTCACGTACTCCGACGACAGCGACGTCCCACGAGATTCCGCTGTGACCGTCCAAGTGAGTGCCGAAGATGCTGATGGCAACGCCGTCAGCGCTGAAGCCCTCGAAGCGGCCTTCGAGAATGTTCATTACGCGGATGATGAAGGTGATTACATCCTCATCGAAAATGTCGAAAACGAGGACGACCTCACCAGTGACTTCAGCGACTTCGATCTCGGTGATTACACGTTCACCGTGAGCGTTACTGACACCACGGCTGAAGCTACTGCCGATCTGTCCGTCGTCGAAGAGCAGGACTTTACTGCATCCTTCGGCGAGGACTACTACGAGCAGGAAGTCGGTGACGTCGTCGAGTTCACCGTCGATCTCTCCGAGACCGACGAAGACAGCGCATACGTCACGCTCGAGGACGAGCACGGCGCGTACAGCGCTAACTTCACCATCGACGAGACTGGTGATGACGACATCGCGACGATCCAGTTCAACACCTACCTGGCTGGTCACGCTGACGCTGACGAAGTCATCACAGGTGTTGAAGGAACTGAAATCAGCAGCGTAGAGAATGAAAGCTCGCTTGGCGATGAGCACCTCATCCCGAGTGAGTTCGAGATGGAAGTCGCTTCGACGACTCTTCAGAACGAAGCCGTCGACATTGGCTTCATCCAGCTCACGGAGCGCTCCACTGACGATCTGCACACGTGGGTCACCGCCCTCGACGCCGATGATGTCACGGCAGACAACATCGACGAAGAAGCTCTTGCGACCGATCAGGTCGCGAACGGTGACAACGTCATCGTTCAGGTCGAAGCATCCGGTCTGTACGGATACTTCAACGACACCACCAACTTCGGTGCGTACGGCGTCAACATGACGCTCCAGAGCACCGAGGAAACGGCATACGGCAATGCCCCAACTGTCGACATTAATGACCTGAGCCACGAGCTCATCATTGACGAGGAGAACAACCAGTTCTTCGTAGTCTTCAACAGTGAGGAGCTCGGTGACGAGCTCAACGCAGAGGGTGACGAATACGAAGTTGACGTCTCCTTCACTGTTGACGAAGGCAACGCCTACGTCGACAGCGCAGACGACGAAGAATCCGTTAGCCAGACTCTGAACGCCGTCGCACCGTCCCTCGAGATTGTGGGCGACTTCGACGACGACGATCGTCTGCAGGTCGGCCAGAGTAACGAGGCCGTGATCAACGCGGAGACGAACGTCGCACCCGGTCAGGATGTCGACTTCCGACTCCGCTTCACCGAGACGATCGTCCGCGGTAGCGGCACTGTCGCTGACGACGGATCGATCGAAGCTACGTTCGACCTCAGCGAGCGAGATGTTGGTGACGAATTCACCGTCACGCCTCGTATCTCGGGCACCCCGTACGGGATCTCTGAAGACGACACCCAGGTCAATGCAGTCCTCGTCGAAGGCGAAGACGACTCTGACGAAGAGTCCGGCGCTGACTGGAAGGCAACCGCAACCCTCCCTGAGAACGCTGTCGAAGGTGAGGTCCTCGAGTTCTCCGTTGATCTCGAGAACAACGGTGACGCCGAAGGCACGACCACCGTTCAGCTCGTCTTCGACGAGAAGAACGTCATTGACTCTGAAGAGACCGTCGGCGCTGGCGAATCCGTCACGCTCGAAGGTACGGACGAGAAGGCCTCCGCTGGAGACTACGAGTGGTCGCTCGTCGTTGGTGACAATGTCATCGACGAGGGCACCCTCACGGTCGACGCCTCCGACGATTCCGACGAATCTGACGAGTCCGATGAATCCGACGAGTCCGACGAATCCGACGAGTCCGACGAATCTGACGAATCCGACGAGTCCGACGAATCTGACGAATCCGACGAGTCCGACGAATCTGACGAGTCCGACGAGTCCGACGCGGACGAATCCGACGAGTCTGACGAGTCCGACGAATCCGACGAGTCCGACGAATCCGACGAGTCCGACGAAGGCGATGACGGTACGCCCGGCTTCGGCGTCGCTGTCGCTCTCGCCGCACTCCTCGGCGCTGCGATGCTGGCACTCCGCCGCCAGGACTAA
- a CDS encoding helix-turn-helix transcriptional regulator, which yields MNPATIYNPVVFVPAEWSTFEWSITGIGVETRAQVFALQTHLQAQTQGGEESHLAAIVGILALAFLGGGLVLRKRLEAGTEAESRDSTEGESMLTDRERVCSLIQRNGGRMKQSAIVDSVDWSKAKVSRLLADLEDDGEITKLRIGRENLVCIRGNEPTATRSSEPPRDPQ from the coding sequence ATGAATCCAGCCACCATCTACAACCCGGTCGTATTCGTCCCGGCCGAGTGGTCGACCTTCGAGTGGTCGATCACCGGTATCGGTGTCGAGACACGTGCACAGGTGTTCGCGCTCCAGACACACCTCCAGGCCCAGACCCAGGGCGGCGAGGAGTCCCACCTGGCCGCAATCGTGGGCATCCTGGCGCTGGCGTTTCTGGGCGGTGGCCTGGTTCTCCGGAAACGACTCGAGGCCGGGACCGAAGCGGAGTCGAGGGATTCGACCGAGGGCGAGTCGATGCTCACCGATCGCGAGCGGGTGTGCTCGCTGATCCAGCGAAACGGCGGGCGGATGAAGCAGTCGGCGATCGTCGACTCCGTCGACTGGTCGAAGGCGAAGGTGAGTCGCCTCCTGGCCGACCTCGAGGACGACGGCGAGATCACGAAGTTGCGGATCGGTCGCGAGAACCTCGTGTGTATTCGCGGGAACGAGCCCACCGCGACCCGCTCGAGTGAGCCACCGCGCGATCCACAGTAG
- the rdgB gene encoding RdgB/HAM1 family non-canonical purine NTP pyrophosphatase translates to MDTLYFATGNAGKLEEAREYLDGQAALEQVEYDYTEIQSDDLGEIAATGARETYDTMTTEGADDSESDVDGSDVDGVLVDDTGLFVDALGGFPGPYSAYVETTVGVERVWRLLEAEDEANRRAHFRTVMAYADAEGVETFEGSVAGTIVAPRGEAGFGYDPIFEYNGQTFAEMTAAEKNAISHRGRALAAFTDWYADR, encoded by the coding sequence ATGGACACCCTGTATTTCGCCACCGGTAACGCGGGCAAACTCGAGGAGGCCCGCGAGTACCTCGACGGACAGGCGGCCCTCGAGCAGGTCGAGTACGACTACACCGAGATCCAGAGCGACGACCTGGGCGAGATCGCCGCGACAGGCGCTCGGGAGACCTACGATACGATGACGACCGAGGGAGCCGACGACAGCGAGAGCGACGTCGACGGGAGCGACGTCGACGGCGTCCTGGTCGACGACACCGGCCTGTTCGTCGACGCCCTCGGCGGCTTCCCGGGACCGTACTCGGCCTACGTCGAGACGACCGTCGGCGTCGAACGCGTCTGGCGACTGCTCGAGGCCGAGGACGAAGCCAATCGTCGCGCACACTTCCGCACGGTCATGGCCTACGCCGATGCCGAGGGCGTCGAGACGTTCGAGGGGTCGGTCGCCGGGACCATCGTTGCCCCCCGCGGGGAGGCGGGCTTTGGCTACGATCCGATCTTCGAGTACAACGGGCAGACGTTCGCGGAGATGACGGCCGCGGAGAAGAACGCCATCTCCCACCGCGGACGAGCGCTGGCGGCGTTCACGGACTGGTACGCGGATCGGTAG
- a CDS encoding HTTM domain-containing protein, with the protein MDRFAAALQRRFEIDLRALAAFRIALGLLIILDLLNRTRDFHDFHTDAGILPIKALYSDYSDVYSLHALSGEAWVQALLFLIAGAFALAMIFGYRTRFVTIVSWLLLMSLHIRNPMVLNGGDALLRLLVFWGIFLPLGERWSIDAREVDRSRSTVASEATMAVLLQVFLMYATNAIHKYRSDTWMDGEAVLYIFQADHLTILFGNVLADQFMLLRLFTYAWLVCIFASPLLILLTGYPRAALATAFAGMHVGMFLTLRIDLFPLISLAGLLLFYPPVVWDRVDALADRFGIASPLRGRLEWLQRTVPRLPSPSVSNPSIPKIASLGRGVFLSVVPAVFLLLILFSNAAAVDYTEVPDPGEEILDTTKTDQSWRMFAPEPTSNARWLVAPGELENGSEVDALNGGEVTWDRPPSVEQTYESSRWRKYLLNMRYASNENHRSYSANYLCERWNAEHETNIESVTIYGLTDLAEPYDDEQDIARFKLIEYDCSGDFVQDSA; encoded by the coding sequence ATGGATCGATTCGCCGCCGCCCTCCAGCGACGGTTCGAGATAGACCTCCGGGCGCTCGCCGCGTTTCGAATCGCGCTCGGGCTACTCATCATCCTCGACCTGTTGAATCGGACTCGAGACTTTCACGACTTTCACACTGATGCGGGTATTCTCCCAATAAAGGCGCTCTATTCGGATTATTCGGACGTGTACTCGTTACACGCACTCTCGGGCGAAGCCTGGGTGCAGGCGCTCCTCTTCCTCATCGCAGGTGCGTTCGCGCTCGCGATGATTTTTGGTTATCGAACCCGTTTCGTAACGATCGTCTCCTGGCTCTTGCTCATGTCGTTGCACATCCGAAACCCGATGGTGCTCAATGGTGGCGACGCCCTCTTGCGTCTGTTGGTGTTCTGGGGAATCTTCCTCCCGCTCGGTGAGCGCTGGTCGATCGATGCCCGTGAAGTCGACCGATCACGGTCGACGGTCGCCAGCGAAGCGACGATGGCCGTGCTCTTGCAGGTCTTCCTGATGTACGCCACGAACGCGATCCACAAATATCGAAGCGATACGTGGATGGACGGCGAAGCGGTCCTGTATATCTTTCAGGCGGATCATCTGACGATTCTATTCGGCAACGTGCTCGCAGACCAGTTCATGCTGCTCAGGCTGTTCACGTACGCCTGGCTCGTCTGCATCTTCGCCTCCCCGCTGTTGATCCTCCTCACCGGGTATCCTCGCGCCGCGCTGGCCACGGCGTTCGCTGGCATGCACGTCGGAATGTTCCTCACGCTACGCATCGACCTGTTTCCCCTGATCTCGCTCGCCGGTTTGTTGTTGTTTTATCCCCCGGTGGTCTGGGACAGGGTAGACGCTCTCGCCGACCGCTTCGGTATCGCGTCACCACTGCGAGGTCGACTCGAGTGGCTGCAACGAACGGTGCCGAGACTGCCGTCACCGTCCGTCTCGAACCCCTCGATCCCGAAGATTGCCTCCCTCGGACGCGGCGTATTCCTCTCCGTGGTCCCCGCAGTGTTCTTGCTTCTCATCCTGTTTTCGAACGCCGCCGCCGTCGATTACACCGAGGTCCCAGACCCCGGCGAAGAGATACTCGATACCACGAAAACCGATCAAAGCTGGCGGATGTTCGCACCCGAACCGACGTCCAACGCTCGGTGGCTCGTCGCTCCCGGCGAACTCGAGAACGGATCCGAAGTCGACGCCCTGAACGGCGGGGAAGTCACCTGGGACCGACCACCGAGCGTCGAACAAACGTACGAAAGCTCGCGCTGGCGAAAGTACCTCCTGAATATGCGCTACGCCAGCAACGAGAACCACCGTTCGTACAGTGCCAATTACCTCTGTGAACGCTGGAACGCCGAGCACGAGACCAACATCGAGTCCGTTACCATCTATGGACTGACGGATCTCGCCGAGCCGTACGACGACGAGCAGGACATAGCCCGATTCAAACTCATCGAGTACGACTGTTCGGGCGACTTCGTCCAGGACTCTGCGTAG
- a CDS encoding DUF7282 domain-containing protein → MSTRKHVVVVLVALMMLTSGVALVGAASASAGASLSVQDDEANDTSNDTSNDTDEADDETAQPSASVTFSDQTTDGTSVVVDEVTMEEGGFVTIHDSSLLVGNALESVLGTSEYLEAGTHEDVEIHLDTTLEESETLIAMPHLDTNDNETYDFVETEGEDDGPYLTEDGEPVTDEAAVTLESAEEPADDADDADDSETDTETDDDAAEKPSDCPVEEDDGDDAEAEPPADDADEEPADDADEEPADDADEEPADDADDAPVMEPDADAVEDGVTIINANFSSVTIEQVTIENVYILVLDDEEALDRLAEMLGDEENVTVVDGEDEMDGVDDNETDDYDDNETDVGDDHETDDNETDAGDGVDDDESDIGDDNETDVGDDDDMDDNETDTGVDDNESDIGDDETDDADDNETDVGDDDETDVDDDDDADDNETDAGVGDGDDMDDNETDTGVDDNDTDVGDDDMESFTVENLDAPENATVGDTITVNATVTNPNDEEATQDVEFRVDGDLIESQSVTLDGDESDTVEFEVETGELEAGEYVHMILTDEFGEVAFLELTEEDEMDDTETDADDADDNETDADDNDTDETDDYDDNETDDNETDDTDTDSRIPIGVIGLV, encoded by the coding sequence ATGAGCACACGAAAACACGTAGTCGTCGTACTCGTCGCCCTCATGATGCTGACGAGTGGTGTTGCCCTGGTGGGGGCGGCATCCGCATCAGCAGGGGCGAGCCTGTCAGTACAGGACGACGAGGCGAACGACACATCGAACGATACATCGAACGACACAGACGAGGCGGACGACGAAACGGCACAACCGTCCGCGAGCGTAACGTTCAGTGACCAGACCACCGACGGAACCTCCGTCGTCGTCGACGAGGTGACGATGGAGGAGGGCGGCTTCGTGACGATCCACGATAGCTCGCTGCTCGTCGGCAACGCTCTCGAGAGCGTCCTCGGAACCTCCGAGTACCTCGAGGCGGGCACGCACGAAGACGTCGAGATCCACCTCGACACCACGCTCGAGGAGAGCGAGACGCTGATCGCGATGCCCCACCTCGATACGAACGACAACGAGACGTACGACTTCGTCGAGACCGAGGGCGAAGACGACGGTCCCTACCTCACCGAAGACGGTGAGCCGGTGACCGACGAGGCTGCAGTGACCCTCGAGTCGGCGGAAGAACCGGCTGACGACGCCGATGACGCCGATGACTCGGAAACCGATACCGAGACGGACGACGACGCAGCCGAGAAGCCGTCTGATTGCCCCGTCGAGGAGGATGACGGCGACGACGCCGAAGCCGAACCACCGGCCGACGACGCTGACGAAGAACCGGCCGACGACGCTGACGAAGAACCGGCCGACGACGCTGACGAAGAACCGGCCGACGACGCTGACGACGCTCCCGTCATGGAGCCCGACGCTGACGCCGTCGAAGACGGCGTAACGATCATCAACGCGAACTTCTCCTCGGTGACGATCGAGCAAGTCACGATCGAAAACGTCTACATCCTCGTCCTCGACGACGAGGAGGCACTCGACCGGCTCGCGGAGATGCTGGGAGACGAAGAGAACGTGACCGTCGTCGACGGTGAAGACGAGATGGATGGCGTCGACGACAACGAGACCGACGACTACGACGACAACGAAACCGACGTCGGTGACGATCACGAAACTGACGACAACGAAACCGATGCCGGTGACGGTGTCGACGACGACGAATCCGACATCGGTGACGACAACGAGACCGACGTCGGCGATGACGACGACATGGACGACAACGAGACGGATACCGGCGTCGACGACAACGAATCCGACATCGGTGACGACGAAACCGACGACGCAGACGACAACGAGACCGACGTCGGCGATGACGACGAAACCGACGTCGACGATGACGACGACGCAGACGACAACGAAACCGATGCAGGTGTCGGTGATGGCGACGACATGGACGATAACGAGACAGATACCGGCGTCGACGACAACGACACCGACGTCGGCGACGACGACATGGAATCGTTCACCGTCGAAAATCTCGACGCACCGGAGAACGCGACCGTCGGTGACACCATCACGGTCAATGCGACCGTCACCAACCCCAACGACGAGGAAGCCACCCAGGACGTCGAGTTCAGGGTCGACGGCGACCTCATCGAGTCACAATCGGTGACGCTCGACGGTGACGAGAGCGATACGGTCGAGTTCGAGGTCGAAACCGGCGAGCTGGAAGCCGGCGAGTACGTCCACATGATCCTCACTGACGAGTTCGGCGAGGTGGCCTTCCTCGAGTTGACCGAGGAAGACGAGATGGACGACACCGAGACCGATGCGGACGACGCGGACGATAACGAAACCGACGCTGACGACAACGACACTGACGAGACTGACGACTACGACGATAACGAGACCGACGACAACGAAACCGACGACACGGATACGGACTCCCGTATTCCGATCGGTGTCATCGGACTGGTCTAA
- a CDS encoding thiol-disulfide oxidoreductase DCC family protein, translating into MSVDLEVPADAPILLFDGVCNLCNGFVQFVVPRDTEEQFYFASLQSDVGKALCAEHGLPTDELESVVLVEGDESYVKSGAIIRTARRLGGIYALLSPFRFVPRPVRDWAYDFVANRRYRWFGKKEQCMMPTGDVQSRFLE; encoded by the coding sequence ATGAGCGTCGATCTCGAGGTTCCCGCAGATGCCCCCATTCTCCTCTTCGACGGCGTCTGCAACCTCTGCAACGGCTTCGTCCAGTTCGTCGTGCCCCGCGATACGGAGGAGCAGTTCTACTTCGCATCCCTCCAGTCCGATGTGGGCAAAGCGCTGTGTGCCGAGCACGGCCTCCCGACCGACGAACTCGAGTCGGTCGTCCTGGTCGAGGGTGACGAGAGCTACGTCAAGTCAGGGGCGATCATCCGCACCGCGAGACGTCTCGGCGGGATCTACGCCCTGCTGTCGCCGTTTCGGTTCGTCCCGCGCCCAGTTCGGGACTGGGCGTACGACTTCGTTGCGAACCGGCGCTATCGCTGGTTCGGGAAGAAAGAGCAGTGTATGATGCCGACGGGGGATGTGCAGTCGCGGTTCCTCGAGTGA
- a CDS encoding VOC family protein, which translates to MDATLDHVMLRVEDLEESLEWYGTHFDYEEKGRWEADTFTNVYLGPEDDHEDGAVLELTYNHDDRSYELGDAWGHIAVRVPEDELESSYQQLMDEGVEDYRDPESCGNRYAFVKDPDGHEIEIVKRDYGAKWSLDHTMIRVQDADEALGYWTRKFEYDEISRWESDTFANYFVQREGAAPEEMTVELTYNYDGRSYDMGDAWGHLAVSVDDLDEAWDELLERESEDYRDPESCDDRYAFTKDQDGHEIEIVTRD; encoded by the coding sequence ATGGACGCTACGCTCGATCACGTCATGTTGCGCGTCGAAGACCTGGAGGAGAGCCTGGAGTGGTACGGCACCCACTTCGACTACGAGGAGAAGGGACGCTGGGAGGCCGACACCTTCACCAACGTCTACCTCGGTCCCGAGGACGACCACGAGGACGGCGCGGTCCTGGAGCTGACGTACAACCACGACGACCGGAGCTACGAACTGGGCGACGCCTGGGGCCACATCGCCGTCCGGGTCCCCGAGGACGAACTCGAGTCGAGCTACCAGCAGCTGATGGACGAGGGCGTCGAGGACTACCGCGATCCCGAATCCTGCGGGAACCGTTACGCGTTCGTGAAGGACCCGGACGGTCACGAGATCGAGATCGTCAAGCGCGACTACGGGGCGAAGTGGAGCCTCGACCACACGATGATCCGCGTCCAGGACGCCGACGAGGCGCTGGGGTACTGGACCCGAAAGTTCGAGTACGACGAGATCAGTCGCTGGGAGTCCGACACCTTCGCGAACTACTTCGTCCAGCGGGAGGGTGCAGCTCCGGAGGAGATGACTGTCGAACTCACCTACAACTACGACGGCCGGAGCTACGACATGGGTGACGCCTGGGGGCACCTTGCAGTTTCCGTGGACGACCTAGACGAGGCCTGGGACGAGTTGCTCGAGCGCGAGAGCGAGGACTACCGGGATCCGGAGTCGTGTGACGACCGTTACGCGTTCACGAAGGACCAGGATGGTCACGAGATCGAGATCGTGACTCGAGACTGA
- a CDS encoding NAD-dependent epimerase/dehydratase family protein has product MEHHPLADRRVLVTGGAGFIGSHLVDALAPHAEVRVLDNFVNGTREHVHDDATVIEGDLRDPIALQRAARNVDVIFHEGAIVSVTESVDDPRHTNDVNLEGTLGVLEQARLQDARVVLASSAAIYGHPESVPVAETDALRPTSPYGIQKLALDHYARAYNQLYGLETVALRYFNAYGPRQQGPYSGVIATFLEQARAGEPITIEGDGEQTRDFVHVSDVVQANLLAATTDAVGRAYNVGTGTRTSIRNLAETIQDVTDSDSDIVHIESRPGDVRHSVASVARASDELDFTARIDLEAGLERLVEAETDTRASQRAEGRPTNEVGGERGTAGSRQDA; this is encoded by the coding sequence ATGGAGCACCACCCACTCGCCGATCGTCGCGTCCTCGTCACCGGCGGCGCCGGCTTCATCGGCAGCCACCTCGTCGACGCCCTGGCCCCCCACGCCGAGGTTCGCGTCCTGGACAACTTCGTCAACGGGACTCGCGAGCACGTCCACGACGACGCGACCGTGATCGAGGGCGACCTCCGCGATCCGATCGCTCTCCAGCGGGCAGCCAGGAACGTCGACGTCATCTTTCACGAGGGCGCCATCGTCAGCGTCACCGAGAGCGTCGACGATCCCCGGCACACGAACGACGTCAACCTCGAGGGAACCCTGGGCGTGCTCGAGCAGGCCCGCCTCCAGGACGCCCGGGTCGTCCTGGCCTCGAGCGCGGCGATCTACGGCCACCCAGAGAGCGTCCCGGTCGCAGAGACGGACGCCTTGCGGCCGACCTCGCCGTACGGGATCCAGAAGCTCGCTCTGGATCACTACGCACGCGCGTACAACCAGTTATACGGGCTCGAGACCGTCGCCCTGCGCTACTTCAACGCCTACGGTCCCCGCCAGCAGGGGCCCTACAGCGGCGTGATCGCGACGTTCCTGGAGCAGGCTCGCGCCGGCGAGCCGATCACCATCGAGGGCGACGGTGAGCAGACGCGCGACTTCGTCCACGTCTCGGACGTCGTCCAGGCGAACCTCCTGGCGGCGACGACCGACGCGGTCGGGCGGGCGTACAACGTCGGAACGGGTACGCGGACGTCGATTCGAAACCTCGCCGAGACGATCCAGGACGTCACTGATTCGGACTCGGACATCGTCCACATCGAATCCCGCCCGGGCGACGTCCGCCACAGCGTCGCGTCCGTGGCGCGGGCGAGCGACGAGCTGGACTTCACGGCACGAATCGACCTCGAGGCGGGGCTCGAACGCCTCGTCGAAGCGGAGACGGACACTCGAGCGTCGCAACGGGCAGAGGGCCGACCGACGAACGAAGTCGGTGGCGAGCGGGGGACGGCCGGCAGCCGGCAGGATGCGTAG